GCCAGGAAGACTCCGGCCAGCCGGACCGGCCGCGTTTTTTGTGCAGTGTGTCGAGGTGGTCGATGATGTCCTTCGCCGACACTCCCCGCTCTCGAAGCACACAGCCCAGCACGGTGCCCGTCCGCCCCCGACCGCCGACGCAGTGAACCACCACGCCCTCTCCGGCGTCGAGCCTTTCCAGGACACACGAGACCGCCTTCTCGATCTTTCTCAGCTCGTCGCCCGGATGCCGCGGGAATCCTCCGTGCGCGAGATCTTCCAGCTTTGAGGCATGTACGATCCGCAGAGGGCGGGGGCAGTAGGATGGAGTCTCGCTCGAAAGGCAGACCACCCCTCTCAATCCAGCGTCGTGCAGCGACTGCCAGTACGTTCGAAGCCACGTTGGATGCGGCTTCCGCATCCCCGCGAGCACCGGCCTCCGCAGCAAGAAGTACAACTGACCGGGTACATCGATTTCCGGCACGGAAGGCATCTGGTCGATGGAAATGAGTTCGGACATGGGCGTTTTCCTGTCTCTCCAGCACTCGGGTCGGTTTCGAATCTCGTGGCGACGCACCCGCCGTCACCGAAGTGGACCGGCCGCGCGGCCGGCTCAACGTTCGAAGCCACGAATGATCGCCGCACGTTGCTCCAGTCGATCGGCTTGACCCTCGCGATGTGTAGATCGATACACGAGCGCAAGACTCTCGAGGCTCGCGGCCACAGCGGGGTGGTTGGGGCCGAGCGACTTCTCCCTCATCGCCAGGGCACGCTCGAAAAGCGACTCGGCCTGGGCGTAGTCACCCCGCATGTAGTAGAGACCGCCCAGGTTGTGGAGACTCATGGCCAGATCGGGGTGGTCGGGGCCCAGGACCTTCTTCCGGATCGCCAGAGCGCGCTTGTAGAGTCGCTCGGCCCGCGAGTAGTCGCCCTGTTTGCCGCAGAGCAGGGCCAGATTGTTGAGACTCGTGGCCAGGTCGGGATGGTCGGGGCCCAGGGCCTTTTCGAAAATCGCCACAGAGCGCTCGTAGAAAGCCCTGGCCCTGTCTTCGTCGCCCTGCTCCTCGTAGAAACTAGCCAGGTTGTTGAGGCTCATGGCCACAAGGGGATGATCGGAACCCAGCACCTTCTCCCGGATCGCCACGGCACGCTCGTAGAGCGGCATGGCCCGCGCGTAGTCACCCTGCTCGAAATAGAGCAGGGCCAGGTTGTCGAGACTCATGGCCACATCGGGATGATCCGGACCGTAGGCCTTCTCGAAGATCGCCAGAGCACGCTGGTAGAGCGGTTCGGCCACGTCATAACCGCCCTGCTGCTCGTAGAGAGTGG
The sequence above is drawn from the Acidobacteriota bacterium genome and encodes:
- a CDS encoding tyrosine-protein phosphatase, producing the protein MSELISIDQMPSVPEIDVPGQLYFLLRRPVLAGMRKPHPTWLRTYWQSLHDAGLRGVVCLSSETPSYCPRPLRIVHASKLEDLAHGGFPRHPGDELRKIEKAVSCVLERLDAGEGVVVHCVGGRGRTGTVLGCVLRERGVSAKDIIDHLDTLHKKRGRSGWPESSW